In Mongoliitalea daihaiensis, one DNA window encodes the following:
- a CDS encoding cbb3-type cytochrome c oxidase subunit 3, whose amino-acid sequence MKKDLLNSIENIEIYPIISLLIFVIFFAGMFIWVITTDKKYINYMKDMPFSDEPEKNSDYEKV is encoded by the coding sequence ATGAAAAAGGACCTTTTGAATTCTATCGAAAACATAGAAATATATCCGATCATCTCCCTCTTGATCTTTGTGATCTTCTTTGCAGGCATGTTTATATGGGTGATAACAACAGATAAGAAATATATCAATTACATGAAAGACATGCCTTTCAGTGATGAACCAGAAAAGAACAGCGACTATGAAAAAGTTTAA
- a CDS encoding cbb3-type cytochrome c oxidase N-terminal domain-containing protein, whose translation MKKFKFLLIMMLGLASALPASAQTSEMNWVSNLQSLDSSQATLLVIMGVVLFVIVLLLVLMIYLMSFMVAVFKKENPALAAQPTWWDEFKLKYIVGKMKPVGGKEEKELMLDHSYDGIVELDNHMPPWLANVFYITIAFAVVYFTYYSVLGLGKTQLEEYAEEQRVAAIKIEAYKATLANLIDETNVEFDESAAALAAGKSIYSANCAACHAADGGGGVGPNFTDEYWIHGGSINDIFRIVKYGVPAKGMIPWQDQLSPEEMQQVSSYIKTLVGTTPANPKAPEGELYRPAAEEEAEVVSDEAIAEAI comes from the coding sequence ATGAAAAAGTTTAAATTCCTTCTTATCATGATGCTTGGGTTAGCGAGTGCGCTCCCGGCATCAGCACAGACCAGTGAGATGAACTGGGTGTCTAATTTGCAAAGCCTTGATTCCAGCCAAGCAACTCTCTTAGTGATTATGGGGGTAGTACTTTTTGTAATCGTGCTCCTACTCGTATTGATGATCTACCTTATGAGTTTTATGGTGGCCGTATTCAAGAAAGAAAACCCTGCATTAGCTGCGCAACCTACATGGTGGGATGAGTTTAAACTCAAGTACATCGTAGGTAAAATGAAGCCGGTAGGAGGCAAAGAAGAAAAAGAATTGATGCTAGATCACTCTTATGACGGTATTGTAGAATTGGATAATCACATGCCTCCATGGTTAGCAAATGTATTTTACATCACCATTGCTTTTGCGGTTGTTTACTTTACGTACTACAGTGTTTTAGGACTTGGAAAAACTCAATTAGAGGAATATGCAGAAGAGCAGCGAGTGGCGGCTATCAAGATAGAGGCATACAAAGCAACACTTGCTAATTTGATTGATGAAACCAATGTGGAGTTTGACGAAAGTGCAGCAGCGCTAGCAGCTGGTAAAAGCATCTATTCGGCCAACTGTGCAGCCTGTCACGCAGCAGATGGTGGAGGAGGAGTTGGACCTAACTTTACAGATGAGTACTGGATTCATGGAGGAAGTATCAATGATATCTTCCGCATCGTGAAATATGGTGTACCTGCCAAAGGGATGATTCCTTGGCAAGACCAACTGAGTCCAGAAGAAATGCAACAGGTATCAAGCTATATCAAAACCTTGGTAGGAACTACACCGGCAAATCCTAAAGCTCCCGAAGGAGAGCTGTATAGACCAGCCGCTGAGGAAGAAGCAGAAGTGGTATCAGACGAGGCAATTGCTGAAGCTATCTGA
- the ccoG gene encoding cytochrome c oxidase accessory protein CcoG, whose amino-acid sequence MSKINPSLDPEKFRDSLGTVSAEGKRNWIYPKKVSGKFYQWRTYLSWVLLAILFIGPFIIVDGRPYMLFNIFERKFIIFGAAFWPQDTHILIFLLLIFFVFIILFTAVFGRIFCGWACPQTLFMEMVFRKIEYLIEGDANQQRKLNEMPWNGEKIWKKGLKMSIFTLISLVIAHLVMAYLIGIDQVKEIVSQPPSEHMAGFIGLMAFTGVFLFVFSWFREQACIVVCPYGRLQGVLLDANSINVTYDHVRGEPRGMIRKNKVEEQPKGDCIDCGLCVQVCPTGIDIRNGVQMECVNCTACIDVCDEVMVKVERPKGLIRYASDNSVIEKTQKLITPRVLGYVAVLVVLIGAFITLLATREDLHATVTRFRGMTYQEREGGQVSNLYEVTFINKTFKDQVVEIQTEDNDFLVEVIGDQNWHLGGQAKFEGRFFLVKDQQKINRNQEDVVLLLLQNGEVIDRIETSFVAPVR is encoded by the coding sequence ATGAGCAAAATTAATCCGAGTCTTGACCCCGAAAAATTCAGAGATTCCTTAGGTACGGTCAGTGCCGAGGGGAAGCGTAACTGGATTTACCCCAAAAAAGTAAGCGGTAAGTTCTACCAATGGAGAACCTATCTTTCTTGGGTGTTGCTCGCTATCTTGTTTATTGGCCCATTTATCATTGTAGATGGGAGACCATACATGCTTTTCAATATTTTTGAGCGGAAATTCATCATATTTGGGGCTGCTTTTTGGCCTCAGGATACGCATATTTTGATCTTTTTGTTATTGATATTCTTTGTCTTTATCATTCTCTTTACAGCTGTTTTTGGGCGTATATTTTGTGGATGGGCCTGTCCTCAAACCTTATTTATGGAGATGGTTTTTCGAAAAATCGAGTATTTGATCGAAGGAGATGCTAATCAGCAACGAAAACTAAATGAAATGCCATGGAATGGAGAAAAAATCTGGAAAAAAGGACTGAAGATGTCTATTTTCACATTGATTTCCTTGGTAATTGCACATTTGGTGATGGCCTATCTTATTGGCATTGATCAAGTCAAAGAAATTGTATCCCAGCCACCTAGCGAACACATGGCAGGCTTTATTGGGTTGATGGCATTTACTGGTGTGTTCTTATTCGTGTTTTCATGGTTTAGAGAGCAAGCTTGTATTGTAGTGTGTCCTTATGGGCGTTTGCAGGGAGTATTACTTGATGCCAACTCCATCAATGTAACCTATGACCACGTTCGAGGCGAACCTAGAGGGATGATACGAAAAAATAAAGTGGAAGAACAACCCAAGGGAGATTGTATTGATTGCGGACTTTGTGTGCAAGTATGCCCAACTGGAATAGATATCCGCAATGGAGTTCAGATGGAATGTGTCAACTGTACTGCTTGTATCGATGTATGCGATGAGGTGATGGTGAAAGTAGAAAGACCCAAAGGGCTGATTCGCTATGCCTCTGATAATAGTGTCATTGAAAAAACACAAAAGCTGATTACCCCAAGAGTCCTCGGGTATGTTGCTGTGTTGGTAGTACTGATAGGAGCCTTTATTACCTTGTTGGCAACCCGAGAAGACCTACATGCAACTGTTACTCGATTCAGAGGGATGACCTATCAAGAAAGAGAAGGTGGTCAGGTCAGTAATTTGTATGAGGTGACATTTATCAATAAAACCTTCAAAGATCAAGTGGTGGAAATTCAAACGGAAGACAATGACTTTCTAGTTGAAGTGATCGGAGACCAAAACTGGCACTTGGGAGGACAAGCGAAATTTGAAGGAAGGTTCTTCTTGGTAAAAGATCAGCAAAAAATCAATAGAAACCAGGAGGATGTCGTGCTCTTACTCTTACAAAATGGAGAAGTAATTGACAGGATTGAGACGAGCTTTGTAGCACCGGTTAGGTAG
- a CDS encoding FixH family protein yields MDWGKGIILTLTAFAGIIISMVVICVRQDDIHLVTQNYYEEEIKYQDQIDKMINANQLDYEAMAYDAQRRLIELNLPKGSKGTLHLFRPSDARLDQKLDFDIQDDEANAINLSELKPGYWKIKMTWVEDETSYYLEKKINI; encoded by the coding sequence ATGGACTGGGGAAAAGGAATCATATTAACATTAACTGCTTTTGCTGGGATAATTATCAGCATGGTGGTGATTTGTGTGCGTCAGGATGACATACACTTAGTTACGCAAAATTATTACGAGGAGGAAATCAAATATCAGGATCAGATTGATAAAATGATTAATGCTAATCAATTGGACTACGAGGCAATGGCATATGATGCACAGCGTCGGTTGATAGAACTAAATCTTCCAAAAGGCTCCAAAGGTACTTTACATTTATTTAGACCATCCGATGCACGATTGGATCAAAAGTTGGATTTCGATATTCAGGATGATGAAGCCAATGCCATCAATTTGAGTGAGTTGAAGCCTGGTTACTGGAAGATCAAAATGACTTGGGTGGAGGACGAAACTTCGTATTATCTGGAGAAAAAAATAAACATCTGA
- a CDS encoding sulfite exporter TauE/SafE family protein has protein sequence MIWTAFLLGFFGSFHCLGMCGPIALAVSAKDNSRFIANKIIYNLGRTLTYAALGAVIGLVGFSLALAGIQQWISIGMGVLILLMAFFYKRSERYITQSGLFGLVNQLKSKLGFFLKRGGTQAFFASGLLNGLLPCGMVYIALIASLALQSPWEGALYMFFFGIGTIPMLLAVMLSGKVLPLVWRERFVRSVPYFAMFIGILFIVRGLGVGNQWSPKPPVVEVDGTVTEMTVCHGD, from the coding sequence ATGATCTGGACGGCATTTTTACTGGGGTTTTTTGGGTCTTTTCACTGCTTAGGTATGTGTGGCCCCATCGCTTTGGCTGTTTCGGCCAAGGATAACTCCCGGTTTATTGCCAATAAAATTATCTATAATCTTGGGAGAACTCTTACCTATGCTGCGCTTGGTGCAGTGATAGGCTTGGTAGGATTTTCTTTGGCTTTAGCGGGCATCCAACAGTGGATATCCATAGGGATGGGAGTGCTCATTTTGCTGATGGCATTTTTTTACAAGCGATCTGAGCGCTATATCACCCAATCTGGCTTGTTTGGTTTGGTCAATCAACTGAAATCTAAGCTTGGTTTTTTCCTAAAAAGGGGAGGAACACAAGCATTTTTTGCTTCGGGTTTGCTCAATGGATTACTGCCCTGTGGTATGGTATACATTGCCCTGATTGCCTCTTTGGCTTTGCAGAGTCCTTGGGAAGGCGCTCTGTACATGTTCTTTTTTGGGATAGGCACAATCCCCATGTTACTGGCAGTGATGTTATCCGGTAAGGTCCTCCCCTTAGTGTGGCGGGAACGCTTTGTGCGGAGTGTTCCTTATTTTGCCATGTTTATTGGTATTTTGTTTATCGTCCGAGGTCTAGGGGTTGGTAATCAATGGAGTCCTAAGCCGCCTGTAGTGGAGGTTGATGGAACAGTTACGGAGATGACGGTGTGTCATGGGGATTAA
- the hemN gene encoding oxygen-independent coproporphyrinogen III oxidase, giving the protein MSVPTIDLIQKYNVPAPRYTSYPTVPLWEDDLTPTSWRGFVQKAYNSFGEEDGITLYIHLPYCESLCTYCGCNKRITKNHAVETPYITAIMNEWDAYLNLLGEQPKLKGIHLGGGTPTFFSPESLQEMLSFIINSSLPMDDAEFSFEGHPNNTTREHLQVLFGLGFRRVSYGIQDFNEEVQKAIHRIQPFERVQEATDVAREIGYTSVNFDLIYGLPHQTTETIAATFEKVAELMPDRIAFYSYAHLPQSFPAQKSFEQFLPKESEKRNLYEKGKEILAGMGYVEIGMDHFALPRDPLYIAKLTKTLHRNFMGYTTSPSRILIGLGNSSISDVYYAYAQNVKEIDLYKEQIASGHFAISKGHCMSSEDIDNRNLILQLICNQQASWNFCYYSLLGKRNWEKLKTFREEGLIAFDASGIEVLPAGLPFLRNICMVFDLRMQARNQERFSFSKAI; this is encoded by the coding sequence ATGTCAGTTCCTACGATCGATTTAATCCAAAAATATAACGTTCCAGCACCTCGCTATACTTCTTACCCAACTGTTCCTTTGTGGGAAGATGACCTAACACCTACCAGTTGGAGAGGATTTGTTCAAAAGGCCTACAATAGCTTTGGAGAGGAAGATGGTATCACCTTATACATCCACCTTCCCTACTGCGAAAGTTTATGTACTTACTGTGGCTGTAACAAGCGAATCACCAAAAACCATGCAGTAGAAACACCTTACATTACAGCCATCATGAACGAATGGGATGCTTACCTCAACTTACTTGGAGAGCAACCCAAACTGAAAGGAATCCATTTGGGTGGTGGTACCCCAACATTTTTTTCACCGGAATCCCTTCAGGAAATGCTCAGCTTTATCATCAATAGCAGCCTTCCGATGGACGATGCAGAATTCAGTTTTGAAGGGCATCCCAATAATACCACGCGGGAACACTTGCAAGTATTGTTTGGCCTAGGTTTCAGAAGGGTGAGTTACGGCATTCAGGACTTCAATGAAGAAGTACAAAAAGCGATTCATCGAATACAACCCTTTGAGCGGGTACAAGAGGCAACGGACGTAGCTCGAGAAATCGGCTATACTTCGGTGAATTTTGATTTGATTTATGGGTTACCCCATCAAACGACAGAGACCATCGCAGCCACCTTTGAAAAGGTAGCTGAGCTAATGCCTGACAGGATAGCCTTTTACAGCTATGCTCACTTGCCCCAGTCATTTCCCGCTCAGAAAAGCTTCGAACAATTTCTCCCAAAGGAATCAGAAAAGCGAAACCTATATGAAAAAGGAAAGGAGATTTTGGCTGGTATGGGGTACGTAGAAATCGGCATGGATCATTTTGCTTTGCCTCGAGACCCACTTTATATTGCCAAATTGACCAAAACCCTGCATAGAAACTTCATGGGCTACACCACATCCCCATCGCGGATATTAATCGGCTTAGGAAATAGCTCTATATCAGATGTGTACTATGCATATGCGCAGAATGTCAAGGAAATCGATCTTTACAAAGAACAAATAGCTTCCGGCCATTTTGCTATTAGCAAAGGACACTGTATGAGTTCAGAAGACATAGACAATAGAAATTTGATCTTACAACTGATATGCAATCAGCAAGCCTCTTGGAATTTTTGTTATTACTCCCTGTTAGGAAAGAGAAATTGGGAAAAGCTCAAAACATTCAGAGAGGAAGGACTGATCGCCTTTGATGCCTCCGGTATTGAGGTACTACCCGCAGGTTTGCCCTTCTTGCGCAATATCTGTATGGTGTTTGATTTACGAATGCAAGCAAGAAACCAAGAAAGATTCAGCTTTAGTAAAGCAATTTGA
- a CDS encoding putative ABC exporter domain-containing protein, which produces MNEIKLLLRKDWYIVLNNIKLILKNPARLLPYIFIVGYFSFFYFNRGKKSSSVNTNDLDQVSDQLSEVNYELINIKGGLTLIALIFLMFQLYKATKKNISFFSMADVNLLFTGPVVPANILLYYMVRSIIPALGGSILFVVYSTAQLNDVFELTVGNILIMSLGFTLFFFILSPVRFLIYTLNTKYHILPTIKGLIFGLGLSLALLILIPGLLAEKFWQGMFLWISSPWFDFFPLVGWSRGIVTYLGHESLWIAGGFVTVYILIFLLIVQQVIYHSGYYYEDVLESTKSNEEVKEKAQKQEASESAMSLNTKKKLDLKNFGTGATALYWRNYVHASRQDFHPLFGVYALAFAGIAVVMAGLSHFDWFSHKVVYGYMIFLLVIYFFSGMGRTNIGDLKKPYFILIPASWTSKFWNMIRLDLIQTFLFSLALIVPTVLIGQLSWGLVLIFPLVLLMYYVTGFSVALVTHVGFEEGWDRKLIRPLIIFGVILFGVLPSVGVGVLTFIISQKFVYAMLGMAIGMSLVTAIMIHLTYDIISKVEFKEA; this is translated from the coding sequence ATGAATGAGATCAAACTATTACTTCGCAAAGACTGGTATATTGTCTTAAATAATATCAAGCTGATTTTAAAAAATCCAGCACGTCTTTTACCCTATATCTTCATCGTAGGCTACTTCAGCTTTTTCTATTTCAACCGAGGAAAAAAATCCTCCTCTGTTAATACTAATGATTTGGATCAAGTATCCGATCAGCTATCAGAAGTCAACTATGAACTCATCAATATCAAAGGAGGACTGACACTTATCGCCTTGATTTTTTTAATGTTCCAACTCTACAAGGCAACTAAAAAGAATATCAGTTTTTTTAGCATGGCTGATGTGAATCTACTTTTCACAGGTCCTGTTGTCCCTGCCAATATTTTATTGTACTACATGGTCCGATCCATCATCCCTGCGTTGGGTGGTTCTATTTTGTTTGTCGTGTACAGTACAGCCCAACTCAACGATGTATTTGAGCTGACTGTAGGCAATATTCTGATTATGTCTTTAGGCTTTACATTATTTTTCTTCATCCTTTCACCGGTACGGTTTTTAATTTATACCTTAAATACTAAATATCATATTTTACCGACCATCAAAGGTCTGATTTTTGGTCTAGGACTTTCACTAGCGCTCCTCATTCTGATTCCTGGATTACTCGCTGAAAAATTTTGGCAGGGGATGTTTCTATGGATCAGTTCTCCCTGGTTTGACTTTTTCCCGTTGGTAGGTTGGAGTAGAGGAATCGTCACCTATCTAGGGCATGAAAGCCTTTGGATAGCAGGTGGATTCGTTACAGTATACATCTTGATTTTCCTACTCATAGTCCAACAGGTCATTTACCACTCGGGCTACTATTACGAAGATGTTTTAGAATCCACCAAATCCAACGAAGAAGTTAAAGAAAAAGCGCAAAAACAAGAGGCTTCCGAGTCAGCGATGAGTTTAAACACCAAGAAGAAGCTAGATCTCAAAAACTTTGGAACGGGAGCTACTGCCTTGTATTGGAGAAACTACGTACATGCAAGCCGACAGGATTTTCATCCTCTTTTTGGTGTGTATGCTCTAGCCTTTGCAGGTATTGCCGTAGTCATGGCAGGGCTTTCTCACTTTGATTGGTTTTCACACAAAGTCGTCTATGGCTATATGATCTTTTTATTGGTCATTTATTTCTTTTCTGGAATGGGAAGGACCAATATTGGTGATTTGAAAAAGCCTTACTTCATCTTGATTCCTGCCTCATGGACATCCAAGTTCTGGAACATGATCCGCTTGGATCTGATACAGACCTTCCTGTTTTCCTTGGCCCTCATCGTGCCAACTGTGCTCATTGGACAATTAAGTTGGGGCTTGGTACTTATCTTCCCACTTGTCTTGTTGATGTATTATGTCACTGGATTTTCCGTTGCACTTGTGACACATGTAGGATTTGAAGAAGGATGGGACCGCAAACTCATTCGTCCCCTGATCATTTTCGGAGTTATTTTATTTGGGGTTTTACCATCGGTAGGAGTCGGTGTCCTGACGTTTATCATCAGCCAAAAATTCGTTTACGCTATGTTAGGGATGGCTATAGGCATGAGTTTGGTGACTGCCATCATGATTCATTTGACTTACGATATCATTTCAAAAGTAGAATTCAAAGAGGCCTAA
- a CDS encoding ABC transporter ATP-binding protein has product MLQVIDLVKKYGKQNAVNNITFSLEGGEVVGLLGPNGAGKSTTMKCIVGLLRKTAGEIYIGGHDHLSVNAKKLFSYIPETPHVYDLLTTWEHLQFIAQAYNVPNWKEKAEHWMEVYELADKKDKLGRDLSKGMRQKVSICCALLTEPQVLFFDEPMIGLDPKAIKNTKRIFKELKESGKTILVSTHLIDSVETIADRIMIMKDGNIIGNDTLTNLKTTFSQSQDSSLEDLFLELTKDE; this is encoded by the coding sequence ATGCTTCAAGTCATAGATTTGGTTAAGAAATACGGGAAACAAAATGCTGTCAATAACATTACTTTTTCATTAGAAGGAGGGGAAGTAGTCGGACTATTGGGTCCAAATGGTGCTGGTAAAAGCACCACCATGAAATGTATTGTCGGGCTCCTTAGGAAAACAGCTGGTGAAATTTACATCGGTGGACACGATCACTTGTCCGTAAATGCCAAAAAACTGTTTTCTTATATCCCAGAGACCCCTCACGTATATGATTTGTTGACTACTTGGGAGCACCTGCAATTCATTGCGCAAGCCTACAATGTCCCCAATTGGAAAGAAAAAGCTGAACATTGGATGGAAGTGTATGAACTTGCGGATAAAAAAGACAAGCTAGGCAGAGACCTTTCCAAAGGGATGAGGCAAAAAGTATCTATTTGCTGTGCTTTACTAACCGAGCCTCAAGTGCTATTTTTTGATGAGCCGATGATTGGGCTCGATCCTAAAGCAATCAAGAATACCAAGCGAATATTCAAAGAGCTTAAAGAAAGTGGGAAAACCATTTTGGTAAGCACTCACCTGATAGATTCTGTGGAGACCATAGCTGATAGAATCATGATCATGAAAGATGGCAATATCATCGGAAACGACACCTTGACTAATTTAAAAACAACCTTTAGCCAAAGTCAAGACTCTAGTTTAGAAGATCTATTTTTAGAACTGACAAAAGATGAATGA
- a CDS encoding cystathionine beta-synthase: MIYNSIIETIGNTPLIRLNKLNKGIKGEILVKVEYFNPGNSMKDRMAIKMVEDAEKAGILQPGGTIIEGTSGNTGMGLALAAIAKGYKCIFTMADKQSKEKIDILKAVGAEVIVCPTNVSPEDPRSYYSVARKLNQDIPNSFYPNQYDNLSNAVAHYETTGPEIWKDTEGKITHYAAGVGTGGSMCGTAKFLKEQNPNIVTVGIDTYGSVFKKYKETGVFDENEIYPYLTEGIGEDILPKNVDFDMIDHFIKVTDKDAAIMTRRLSREEGLFVGWSCGSAVHGALEYAKVHLQEGDRMVIILPDHGTRYLGKIYNDDWMRNHGFLENKSFGTAREIIASRNGSYQLVTAKKGDSVKEAINLMNTKSVSQIPVMENGHVIGSITDSKLLNKIIENPALKDADVSEVMEGSMKFVALDSTLDVLSSMLEKEKAVLVRDEQHGIHIVTKHDILEAMTK; the protein is encoded by the coding sequence ATGATTTATAATTCCATCATTGAGACGATTGGTAATACTCCATTGATTCGGCTCAATAAATTGAACAAAGGGATTAAAGGTGAAATACTTGTAAAAGTAGAATATTTCAATCCAGGTAATTCGATGAAAGACCGCATGGCCATCAAAATGGTTGAAGATGCGGAAAAAGCAGGCATTTTACAGCCTGGTGGAACTATTATCGAAGGCACCAGTGGAAATACAGGAATGGGGTTAGCTTTAGCTGCCATTGCCAAGGGCTACAAATGTATTTTCACCATGGCAGATAAGCAATCCAAAGAAAAAATTGATATCTTGAAAGCTGTTGGTGCAGAGGTGATTGTGTGTCCAACTAATGTATCTCCGGAGGATCCTCGCTCCTATTATTCAGTTGCAAGAAAACTCAATCAAGATATCCCCAATTCTTTTTATCCCAATCAGTACGATAATCTCTCGAATGCAGTGGCACATTATGAGACAACTGGACCTGAAATCTGGAAAGATACCGAGGGTAAAATTACGCATTATGCTGCCGGTGTAGGAACTGGGGGATCTATGTGTGGGACAGCCAAATTTTTAAAAGAACAAAACCCAAACATCGTAACCGTAGGAATTGACACCTATGGATCGGTCTTTAAAAAATACAAGGAAACAGGTGTTTTCGACGAAAATGAAATCTACCCATACCTCACCGAAGGTATAGGTGAAGACATTCTTCCTAAGAATGTAGATTTCGACATGATAGATCATTTCATCAAAGTTACCGATAAGGATGCTGCAATTATGACTCGAAGACTATCCCGTGAGGAAGGACTTTTTGTAGGTTGGTCCTGTGGATCTGCTGTTCATGGCGCCTTGGAATATGCCAAAGTACACCTACAAGAAGGGGATAGAATGGTCATCATCTTGCCCGACCATGGTACGCGCTACTTGGGCAAAATCTACAACGATGACTGGATGCGAAACCACGGATTCCTAGAAAACAAATCCTTTGGTACAGCAAGAGAAATCATTGCGTCCAGAAATGGAAGTTATCAGCTAGTAACTGCTAAAAAGGGAGACTCCGTAAAAGAAGCTATCAACCTGATGAATACAAAATCCGTATCACAAATTCCAGTGATGGAAAACGGCCATGTCATCGGTAGCATTACAGATAGCAAGCTTCTCAACAAGATTATAGAAAACCCAGCACTCAAAGATGCCGATGTATCAGAAGTAATGGAAGGATCTATGAAATTTGTTGCATTGGATAGTACCTTGGATGTATTATCTTCTATGTTGGAGAAAGAAAAAGCTGTACTCGTGCGTGATGAGCAACATGGGATTCACATAGTCACGAAGCATGATATCTTGGAAGCAATGACGAAATAA
- a CDS encoding ROK family protein, translated as MLKTERPILGIDIGGSNIKTGVLVGNQLIDIRSSPTPAMETQEYILETISDIIESYIHHDFFAIGIGIPGLINTEDGIVLNLSNIPSFQKVHLRDFLQARFNRPVFINNDANCYVLGEYKFGKAGQFKHVVGITLGTGLGAGIIANSHLYNGFNCAAGEWCSIPYLDKDFEFYCSSKFFIHYYGSKPKALAKKALNGEQVAIQAFQDYGHHLGELIKYILYTLAPQAILLGGSIRKAYPLFEKSMLASITTFKYPSVSKNLKILISDLDETGIHGAVALIDEFAIPLSTVGEK; from the coding sequence ATGCTCAAAACCGAAAGACCTATTTTAGGTATAGATATAGGAGGCTCTAACATCAAGACAGGTGTCTTGGTGGGTAATCAATTGATAGATATCCGAAGCAGCCCCACTCCGGCCATGGAGACACAGGAATACATCTTAGAGACTATTTCTGATATCATTGAATCCTATATACATCACGATTTTTTTGCAATTGGCATAGGAATTCCAGGTCTAATCAACACCGAAGATGGCATTGTGCTCAATCTCTCAAACATCCCTTCTTTCCAAAAAGTACATTTGAGAGATTTTCTGCAAGCTCGCTTCAATAGACCTGTCTTTATCAATAATGATGCGAATTGCTACGTTTTAGGGGAATATAAGTTTGGAAAAGCAGGTCAATTTAAACATGTAGTAGGGATTACACTCGGCACGGGATTAGGTGCGGGTATCATCGCCAATAGCCACTTATACAATGGGTTTAATTGTGCTGCGGGAGAATGGTGTTCAATTCCTTATCTGGATAAAGATTTTGAATTTTATTGTAGTAGCAAGTTTTTTATCCATTACTATGGGTCAAAACCGAAAGCTTTGGCAAAAAAAGCCTTAAATGGGGAACAGGTAGCTATTCAAGCATTTCAAGACTATGGGCATCATCTAGGGGAGCTGATCAAGTATATTTTATACACCTTAGCCCCACAAGCAATCCTTTTAGGAGGATCCATCAGAAAGGCTTATCCTTTATTTGAAAAAAGCATGTTGGCTTCTATCACTACTTTCAAATATCCATCGGTAAGCAAAAATTTAAAAATCCTCATATCAGACTTGGATGAAACAGGTATTCACGGAGCTGTTGCTTTGATTGATGAGTTTGCTATTCCTCTAAGCACCGTTGGAGAAAAGTAA